gccgcagccagcACACCCAACATATCCGGGCCCTGCTCATTCGGATGAAACGTCGGCCCATGGATCCACGAGTCAACCTGCTGACTCTGATATGCAAAGTAATCCTGGATAAGACTATCAAGAAGTTCTGTGCTGGGAAATGACTTCATAATCCTCGTCAAGTTCGCCCTGAGACTCGTCTGCAAAACCATGCCGAAAATCAAATCCCGGCTTCCTGGGGACAGTCGCTCTGACAGGATCTGGTGTTCTGAGCGCACACTGGCCTCGGGGCTATCGATTGACTTTGGAACTGATAGATAGGCCTGGTCTGCGAAGGCGTGGTCTTCGTGTGCGGGTTGCCATGCTGAAAGCGAAGAACGCTGGTATGCCTCGGCGCCGAGCGCAATCCCGCTATCTGCATCGAGCCGATCGCTTGGGTCATCAGGCTGGATGGCTGGATTCGCCGAGCCTCTGGAGTTGTAGAAGTCGATCAAGCCGAAGTCGACCTCTGTCAGATCGAAGTTGAAATTCAGGTTATGATCGTACAGGCGGTGGGCGTAGTAGTCGTTTGGAGGGAAAGCGGACGGGTCTACGAGCTCACCGGGTCGAGATAGCGAGACCAGAGAGTCGGGAATGAACTCGGGGAAGAATGTCCCGTCGACGCTGAACACCCCGCTCTCGTGGTCTACCAGCGGAGACACTGTTTGTGTTGTGAAATCAGGCTGCGGTCGAGCTGTACCGTCATATGCGTCTGGCATGGCTTCGTCTGGTCCAGGCGGGAGAAACGTGTCCATCTGAGCGTGGGGTGTGACAAGCGGCTGGGCGGTTAGGTCGGGGTTGAGAGGTGAGAATGTATCTTGCGATGACTCCATTGGGGAGAACTCCTCATCAAGTTGATCATCATTGGATCCTACAACATTAGTACAGATAAACAAATAAACGAGATGAACATACCCTGCTGCTCCGCAAACTCCGGCGCATCGTTCACACCAACATCATGGTAATCGCAAAACAACTTTCTGTCGCGACACCGACGACAGGGTTTCtcctcgtcgcatttgagCTTAGAAGTCGCACAAGCCTTGCAAGCCTGCGAAACGCGACCGTTCTTCGAGTAAGAGGAGGTGCGCTTTCGTTTTCCGTCTTGCGAGTGACTGTGGCCGGCAGCGTGTCGTTTCAACAGGTCTCTATCGACCAGCATCAATAAAAGGTTCGAAATGAAACTTCAAGAAGACTTACGGCCTCGAGAACCCCTTATTGCACGCTTGACAAACGTACGGCTTCTCGCGGGTATCTACGATGCTCGGTCAGAGAAAACACCAAAAGCGACCAGTTCAGTAACGGAGCAGAACAGAACAGACGTGATCGAACATGGCGGATGAGGTGGTCCGCACGGTTGTAGCTCTTGCGACACGAGCCGAAGCCGCACTGGAAGTACCCTTGACGGGACTTGGAGTCCAGAGGCGAGTCATCGGGCATTCTGCATTGCATTTAAAGGGGGAGGTGGTCAAACAGGAGCGTAAAGGGGCGGGaggggaggtggaggagggaagcCGGACTGACGCTGAAGAAGTGAATAAAGTCATTGCTGCGTGGAGAGCTGCCATTATGCGGGGACCAATCGCAGCCCGCGGTTTACTACGGCTAAAATGGGGCAAATTGGATGGGATTACGCGAATCTGGGGATGCTCCAGTTCTGAATCAGATCAGTTCAGAATGACTGGATAAAGTACTGTCCTACAGCCGAACATAGAATACTCTGGCTGAATCTAGCATACTAGATTACATCTAGTCAAGATCCTGTACCGTCCAAGGATGTTATCATTATAATTAACTCGATCGTCTGATACATTGACAAATTGTCACTTCCCGCGGGCCCGATGTGGTCTCGGAATGTGGAGGCGCATCCGACCACCGTCTCTACAATGGAATCGTGAACATTATGCCCCTTGCCTCTGGTCGAGATTTCATTAAAAAAGACATCGTTCTCGTTCCAAACAATAATATCCATAGCAAGGACGAATCTTGTCTCGCAGTATTACTGTCCCGAGGATAACCTCTGTTAAGACCTCACCAACACTGTCATTTCCACCATGGGTAAGCCGCCGAAGCAACCCAAGTATACCCTTCTAACAACATCAGGCCTCACCCCAGTCCACTTCTTCTCGCACGGCTCAACAATGATGCTGGGCGAGGAGTCCGAGTCTGCCGACTACTGGCGCAAGTGCGGTGCCGAAGCTCTCGCGCGCGGAATCAAGGGCGTTATCATTATGGtactcctcctcaacaacaccaacatcaacTTGTACAATATACCAACTAACAGCTCCAGGGAGCCCACTGGGACGTCCTAAACGACGGCCTCGAGGTCGCCACAAACCCAACGCCCGCAAAATCCCCCGTCGCCTACGTCCACCCAGACAAATACGAGAACTACAAACTCACCCCGGACATTCCCACCGCACACCGATGCATCTCCATGCTGCGCGCCGAAGGCTTCAacgccaaccccaacaacaccTTCGACTGGATCCACGATGTCTACCTAATCCTAATCCACATGTTCCCCTCGCAGTCCCCGCCCACAACCATCATCAGCATGAACGCGCGCTACGACCCGCACTACCACGTGAAGATCGGATCCGTGCTGCGCCCTCTCCGCGCCGAGAATTACCTCTTGATCGGAACGGGCGGTGCAGTGCATAATCTGTACCGGAACAGGTGGGCGCCGATGCTGCGGTTCCGGGATAACTTCGCCATGGAGACGCCGCCGGAGGACTGGGCGCTGGAGTTCCGGCAGGCGGTCGAGGATGTTATTACGAAGACGGGGGGCGGGCCGGCTTTGAGACgggcgatgacgaggctGATGAAGCATCCTAGGTTTCGGGATGCGCATGCCACGGATGATCATTTTATGGCGGCGTTGTTTGTCGCTGGGCTTGTGGGGGATTGGGAGGATAGGGGGGTGAATGGGGTGCTGGCGGCGGAGAGTTGGGAGTTGACGAATATGTGCAATTCGCAGTTTACATTGGGGAACTGGAAGGAGACTCCCGTAGCTGCTTAGTCACCTGCCAGTACTTGGGATGATTTTGTTGTGATTGGGTGATTGTTCTTATTTCTTGGTAATGGTTTCTTCTTTTATAGCCTGTCAAGTATCGAAGAGGGACCTTACCATTCAACCATGAAAGCACTAGTGCCATTAGCCATCTTTCTATATTGCTCTATATGGCAACATTACGCAGTAGCTTATATAGCTGCAGTGTAACCTACTCGCAAAGTTCCAGGCCAATTATCAGGATTTGGGCCTAGTATACCGCTGATGCATTACATACTGAATGCATAGGATTAGCCTGCCAGATTGACTACCAGTACGCAATATTGGAC
This genomic interval from Aspergillus puulaauensis MK2 DNA, chromosome 7, nearly complete sequence contains the following:
- a CDS encoding C2H2-type zinc finger protein (COG:K;~EggNog:ENOG410QEEY;~InterPro:IPR036236,IPR013087;~PFAM:PF00096); the protein is MPDDSPLDSKSRQGYFQCGFGSCRKSYNRADHLIRHVRSHTREKPYVCQACNKGFSRP
- a CDS encoding DODA-type extradiol aromatic ring-opening family dioxygenase (COG:S;~EggNog:ENOG410PJMW;~InterPro:IPR014436,IPR004183;~PFAM:PF02900;~go_function: GO:0008198 - ferrous iron binding [Evidence IEA];~go_function: GO:0008270 - zinc ion binding [Evidence IEA];~go_function: GO:0016491 - oxidoreductase activity [Evidence IEA];~go_function: GO:0016701 - oxidoreductase activity, acting on single donors with incorporation of molecular oxygen [Evidence IEA];~go_process: GO:0006725 - cellular aromatic compound metabolic process [Evidence IEA];~go_process: GO:0055114 - oxidation-reduction process [Evidence IEA]); this encodes MGKPPKQPKYTLLTTSGLTPVHFFSHGSTMMLGEESESADYWRKCGAEALARGIKGVIIMGAHWDVLNDGLEVATNPTPAKSPVAYVHPDKYENYKLTPDIPTAHRCISMLRAEGFNANPNNTFDWIHDVYLILIHMFPSQSPPTTIISMNARYDPHYHVKIGSVLRPLRAENYLLIGTGGAVHNLYRNRWAPMLRFRDNFAMETPPEDWALEFRQAVEDVITKTGGGPALRRAMTRLMKHPRFRDAHATDDHFMAALFVAGLVGDWEDRGVNGVLAAESWELTNMCNSQFTLGNWKETPVAA